The Nocardioides panzhihuensis genome has a segment encoding these proteins:
- a CDS encoding LysR substrate-binding domain-containing protein, which translates to MDLRLLEYFVAVVDHGGVTKAANTLYISQPSLSQAIRNLEREVGAPLFDRSNRTLELNAAGAAFVEPARRVLREAQEARRKVGAVRDLRGGRLTVAALANLTITPLSELVSELRSRYPGIQVHVDDPGSPAGVVAAVRQGRAEVGLTQFSARPDTLAVDELWTERVMLAMAPELAADLPDPVPLELVREIPLVLEVDDRLSSVIADPELRDAIGQVAVRCAHRQAIWELVAMGAGATFLPERLAERVLRKVVLRAIEPEVRRRVGVVYRADQLSPAARAFVDLTRETAGSASS; encoded by the coding sequence GTGGACCTGCGGCTGCTGGAGTACTTCGTGGCTGTGGTCGACCATGGCGGCGTGACCAAGGCCGCCAACACGCTCTACATCTCGCAGCCGTCCCTGTCGCAGGCGATCCGCAACCTCGAGCGGGAGGTCGGCGCCCCGCTCTTCGACCGCAGCAACCGCACCCTCGAGCTCAACGCGGCCGGAGCGGCCTTCGTCGAGCCGGCGCGGCGGGTGCTCCGTGAGGCGCAGGAGGCCCGGCGCAAGGTCGGCGCGGTCCGGGACCTTCGAGGAGGCCGGCTCACTGTCGCCGCGCTGGCGAACCTCACGATCACGCCGCTCTCCGAGCTCGTGAGCGAGCTGCGCAGCCGGTATCCGGGGATCCAGGTGCACGTCGACGATCCGGGCAGTCCTGCCGGCGTGGTCGCCGCGGTGCGGCAGGGGCGGGCCGAGGTGGGGTTGACCCAGTTCTCCGCCCGACCCGACACCCTCGCCGTCGACGAGCTGTGGACCGAGCGGGTGATGCTGGCCATGGCGCCGGAGCTCGCGGCCGATCTGCCCGACCCGGTGCCGTTGGAGCTCGTCCGGGAGATCCCGCTGGTGCTGGAGGTCGATGACCGGCTCAGCAGCGTCATCGCGGACCCGGAGCTGCGCGACGCGATCGGGCAGGTGGCGGTCCGCTGCGCCCACCGACAGGCGATCTGGGAGCTGGTGGCGATGGGAGCCGGGGCGACGTTCCTGCCGGAGCGGCTGGCCGAGCGCGTCCTGCGCAAGGTCGTGCTGCGCGCGATCGAGCCGGAGGTACGCCGGCGGGTGGGGGTCGTCTACCGAGCCGATCAGCTCTCGCCGGCCGCCCGCGCCTTCGTCGACCTGACTCGGGAGACGGCGGGGTCTGCATCGTCCTGA
- a CDS encoding thiolase family protein, protein MRDAVIVDAVRTPIGKRNGAYAGIHPGNLSAHVLTALAARNDLDPATVDDVVWGCVSQVGDQSGSIGRVGVLAAGWPESVPSTVVDRRCGSSQQAVSFAAAGVIAGHYDIAVAGGVESMTRVPMGSAAAGGAPYPLSVLARYGVDGFNQGIGAEMVADKWGLSRTRLDEYSARSHERTAAATDAGAFAGQLAPLAGLEVDEGLRRGTSVESLAGLRTVFREDGVVTAGNSSQISDGAAALLVTSSETAAARGWRPIARVHTSALAGDDPVMMLTAPLAATAKALRRAGLGIDDIGTYEVNEAFAPVPLAWQAETGGLDERLNPLGGAISVGHPLGGSGAILMTRLVHHMRDNGIRYGLQTMCEAGGLANATILELL, encoded by the coding sequence ATGCGTGATGCAGTGATCGTCGACGCCGTCCGCACCCCGATCGGCAAGCGCAACGGCGCGTACGCCGGTATCCACCCGGGGAATCTGAGCGCGCACGTGCTCACTGCGCTGGCGGCACGCAACGACCTCGACCCGGCTACCGTCGACGACGTCGTCTGGGGCTGCGTGAGCCAGGTCGGTGACCAGTCCGGCAGCATCGGACGGGTCGGCGTGCTCGCGGCCGGGTGGCCCGAGTCGGTGCCGAGCACCGTGGTCGACCGCCGCTGTGGCTCGAGCCAGCAGGCTGTCAGCTTCGCCGCCGCCGGCGTGATCGCGGGCCACTACGACATCGCCGTGGCCGGCGGCGTCGAGTCGATGACCCGGGTGCCGATGGGCAGCGCCGCGGCCGGCGGTGCGCCGTATCCGCTGTCCGTCCTCGCGCGTTATGGCGTCGACGGGTTCAACCAGGGCATCGGCGCCGAGATGGTCGCCGACAAGTGGGGGTTGTCCCGGACGCGGCTCGATGAGTACTCCGCGAGGTCGCACGAGCGCACCGCGGCGGCCACCGATGCCGGTGCCTTCGCCGGCCAGTTGGCACCGCTCGCCGGCCTCGAGGTGGACGAGGGGCTGCGCCGTGGCACCTCGGTGGAGTCGCTCGCCGGGCTGCGTACCGTGTTCCGGGAGGACGGAGTGGTCACCGCGGGCAACTCCTCGCAGATCTCCGACGGTGCCGCGGCGCTGCTGGTGACGTCGAGCGAGACCGCTGCGGCCCGGGGGTGGCGGCCGATCGCGCGGGTGCACACCTCGGCCCTCGCGGGCGATGACCCGGTGATGATGTTGACCGCCCCTCTCGCCGCTACCGCCAAGGCGCTGCGGCGTGCCGGGCTCGGCATCGACGACATCGGCACCTACGAGGTCAACGAGGCGTTCGCGCCGGTGCCGTTGGCCTGGCAGGCGGAGACCGGAGGCCTCGACGAGCGGCTCAACCCACTCGGGGGCGCGATCTCCGTTGGCCACCCGCTGGGCGGCTCCGGCGCGATCCTGATGACCCGGCTGGTCCATCACATGCGCGACAACGGCATCCGCTACGGCCTGCAGACGATGTGCGAGGCGGGCGGCCTCGCGAACGCCACGATCCTCGAGCTCCTCTGA
- a CDS encoding class I adenylate-forming enzyme family protein: MTTVTESTTPVVEQGYWPHQLPRHLEYPALTVGDLNEYAARAYSDRVGVRDGDATLTFAEIHAHACQVAHGLRSAGVRERDVVVLHQPNSLWFLPCYYGILLAGATVAPTNPLHPVAGLRAQIEETGAVAALSHPQHLALLEEARQGTALRTLVVAPGTDVAPASEDLPADAVTLAGLMAGQPTTRPETTTGPDDLAHLAYTGGTTGVPKAVRVLHRNVVSNVAQMAGWRAGHILGQDDHGATLRPLPDAAEAGVVPGDSVTVVVSPMFHAHALINASFLHLCGTRQVLSGRFDPQRMLGLIERERATYITGSPTMWHALVGAGENAGAREFTSLRVVSSGAAPIDLPTMEALQELFPSTVILEGYGLTEGTCLVSVGPIFRDGRTKPGAVGVPIFDTEVEIRAGLTGEPLGPGERGELWVRGPQVTDGYFERPEATAQQFVDGWLDTGDIAYVDEDGFLFICDRAKDMLIYKGYNVYPRELEDLLVTHPDVDGAAVVGRDLTAVGQEPVAFVVPAAGGQVDAAELMAYVAERVLPYKKVRAVHFVDRLPSNPAGKILKTELRAIANEPGDTHA, encoded by the coding sequence ATGACCACCGTGACCGAGTCCACGACGCCCGTTGTCGAGCAGGGCTACTGGCCGCACCAGCTGCCGCGCCATCTCGAGTACCCCGCGCTGACCGTCGGCGACCTCAACGAGTACGCCGCCCGCGCCTACTCCGACCGGGTCGGCGTCCGGGATGGCGACGCGACCTTGACCTTCGCCGAGATCCACGCGCACGCCTGCCAGGTGGCGCACGGCCTCCGCTCTGCCGGGGTGCGCGAGCGCGACGTCGTCGTGCTGCACCAGCCGAACTCGCTGTGGTTCCTGCCCTGCTACTACGGGATCCTGCTGGCCGGTGCGACCGTGGCCCCGACGAACCCCCTTCACCCGGTGGCGGGGTTGCGAGCCCAGATCGAGGAGACCGGCGCCGTGGCGGCGTTGTCACATCCCCAGCACCTGGCGCTCCTCGAGGAGGCCCGGCAGGGCACCGCGCTGCGGACCCTGGTCGTCGCGCCCGGGACGGATGTGGCTCCGGCCTCCGAGGACCTGCCCGCGGACGCGGTGACGCTGGCGGGTCTGATGGCGGGTCAGCCGACGACCCGGCCGGAGACCACCACCGGGCCTGACGACCTCGCCCACCTCGCGTACACGGGCGGGACCACCGGCGTCCCGAAGGCGGTCCGGGTACTGCACCGCAACGTCGTGTCGAACGTCGCCCAGATGGCGGGCTGGCGGGCTGGCCACATCCTTGGCCAGGACGACCACGGGGCCACCCTGCGCCCCCTCCCGGACGCCGCCGAGGCCGGAGTGGTGCCTGGGGACTCGGTGACGGTCGTCGTCTCGCCGATGTTCCATGCGCACGCGCTGATCAATGCGAGCTTCCTCCACCTGTGCGGCACACGGCAGGTGCTGTCGGGCCGTTTCGACCCACAGCGGATGCTGGGACTGATCGAGCGTGAGCGGGCGACCTACATCACGGGTAGCCCGACCATGTGGCACGCCTTGGTCGGCGCCGGCGAGAACGCCGGAGCCCGCGAGTTCACCTCGCTGCGGGTCGTGTCGTCCGGTGCTGCGCCGATCGACCTGCCGACGATGGAGGCGCTGCAGGAGCTCTTCCCGTCCACAGTGATCCTCGAGGGGTACGGCCTCACCGAGGGGACCTGCCTGGTGTCCGTCGGTCCGATCTTCCGTGACGGACGGACCAAGCCCGGTGCGGTCGGTGTACCGATCTTCGACACCGAGGTCGAGATCCGGGCGGGTCTCACCGGTGAACCGCTCGGCCCGGGGGAGCGCGGTGAGCTGTGGGTGCGTGGCCCGCAGGTGACCGACGGCTACTTCGAGCGTCCCGAGGCCACCGCGCAGCAGTTCGTCGACGGCTGGCTCGACACCGGCGACATCGCCTACGTCGACGAGGACGGCTTCCTCTTCATCTGCGACCGGGCCAAGGACATGCTCATCTACAAGGGCTACAACGTCTACCCGCGCGAGCTCGAGGACCTGCTCGTCACCCACCCCGACGTCGACGGCGCCGCGGTCGTCGGCCGCGACCTCACCGCGGTCGGCCAGGAGCCGGTGGCCTTCGTGGTTCCCGCTGCAGGCGGCCAGGTCGACGCGGCCGAGCTGATGGCGTACGTCGCGGAGCGGGTGCTGCCCTACAAGAAGGTCCGGGCCGTGCACTTCGTCGACAGGCTGCCCAGCAACCCCGCCGGAAAGATCCTCAAGACCGAGCTCAGGGCCATCGCCAACGAACCAGGAGACACCCATGCGTGA
- a CDS encoding LysR family transcriptional regulator, producing MDVHHLRYFLAVVDHDSVHAAATALGVAQPTVSQALRSLERELGTALFHRIGRGMVPTSAGLTMVGSARRILRGVAAAEGAVRDREGQLHGRLDLSTIPALGTGLVPALVAEYRRRYPKVLISIGKQSDDDPAVALRSGRCEIVVTHLPYADGARPTSREQQLDVLELGTQEFWIAFPGGSDIPAHDPIRWEELPEIPLVIVPPGGSHAEEIVRTMAAAGRLRPPAAVLQNREARLSFALAGVGGTFIERSLAGFARARGAEVRSFTPALSRRYGLVFEPARLSPAAEAFVELAREHAAQDDADPAVSRVRSTKARAAGES from the coding sequence ATGGACGTGCACCACCTGCGCTACTTCCTAGCCGTCGTCGACCACGACAGCGTTCACGCGGCCGCGACGGCGCTCGGCGTCGCGCAGCCGACGGTCTCGCAGGCGCTCCGCTCGCTCGAACGTGAGCTCGGCACCGCCCTCTTCCACCGGATCGGGCGGGGGATGGTGCCGACCTCCGCGGGGCTGACCATGGTCGGCTCGGCTCGGCGGATTCTGCGCGGCGTCGCTGCGGCCGAAGGTGCCGTACGCGACCGGGAAGGTCAGCTCCACGGCCGTCTCGACCTCTCCACGATCCCCGCGTTGGGTACGGGGCTGGTGCCTGCGCTCGTCGCAGAGTACCGCCGCCGCTATCCGAAGGTGCTGATCAGCATCGGCAAGCAGAGCGATGACGACCCGGCCGTCGCTTTGCGCAGCGGTCGTTGCGAGATCGTGGTGACCCATCTTCCCTACGCCGACGGCGCGCGACCGACGTCCAGAGAGCAGCAGCTCGATGTGCTCGAGCTCGGCACGCAGGAGTTCTGGATCGCGTTCCCCGGGGGGAGCGACATCCCTGCGCACGACCCGATCCGGTGGGAGGAGCTGCCTGAGATCCCGCTCGTCATCGTGCCGCCAGGAGGGTCGCACGCCGAGGAGATCGTACGCACCATGGCGGCCGCTGGACGGCTGCGGCCGCCGGCCGCCGTGCTCCAGAACCGCGAGGCTCGGTTGTCCTTCGCCTTGGCGGGCGTCGGCGGCACCTTCATCGAGCGCTCGCTGGCCGGCTTCGCCCGGGCACGTGGTGCCGAGGTCCGTTCGTTCACGCCGGCTCTGAGCCGACGCTACGGGCTGGTGTTCGAGCCGGCGCGGCTTTCACCGGCGGCCGAGGCATTCGTCGAGCTGGCCCGGGAGCACGCAGCTCAGGACGATGCAGACCCCGCCGTCTCCCGAGTCAGGTCGACGAAGGCGCGGGCGGCCGGCGAGAGCTGA
- a CDS encoding acyl-CoA dehydrogenase family protein: protein MQRTIFGEDHEAFRGTVRQFFEKQVAPGFSAWERAGHPPRDFYRQAAELGIVGIQVPEEYGGAGVASYKFNAIVTEESVRSDINLGPLRVHMDLVLPYLLSYATEEQKQRWLPGFAAGELMTAIAMTEPGTGSDLAGIRTTARLDGDCYVLNGAKTFITGGYNADRVLVVARTSAPDPTNRRTGLSILVVDTKSPGYEVGRMLDKLGLKAQDTCELSFDDVRVPFEDLLGEEGQAFAYLSNNLPQERLTIAVGAWSAAAHAVDLARDYTGERQVFGKAVAEFQNTKFVLAECAVDVAAGQAFLDQALEAHDRGELSGPDAAAVKLWMTEMQARVVDKCLQLHGGYGYMNEYPIARLYADARVSRIYGGTSEVMKTIVAKSLGL from the coding sequence ATGCAGCGAACGATCTTCGGCGAGGACCACGAGGCCTTCCGGGGCACGGTCCGACAGTTCTTCGAGAAGCAGGTCGCCCCCGGGTTCTCCGCCTGGGAGCGGGCGGGCCACCCACCGCGGGACTTCTACCGTCAGGCTGCCGAGCTCGGGATCGTCGGGATCCAGGTGCCGGAGGAGTACGGCGGCGCCGGGGTGGCGTCGTACAAGTTCAACGCGATCGTCACCGAGGAGTCGGTGCGGTCCGACATCAACCTCGGACCGCTCCGCGTGCACATGGACCTGGTGCTGCCCTACCTTCTCTCGTACGCCACCGAGGAGCAGAAGCAGCGATGGCTGCCAGGGTTCGCGGCCGGTGAGCTGATGACCGCGATCGCGATGACCGAACCCGGCACCGGCTCCGACCTCGCCGGGATCCGCACCACCGCCCGTCTTGACGGCGACTGCTACGTCCTGAACGGGGCGAAGACGTTCATCACCGGCGGCTACAACGCCGACCGGGTGTTGGTGGTCGCCCGGACCTCCGCGCCCGACCCCACCAACCGGCGCACCGGGCTCAGCATCCTGGTCGTCGACACCAAGAGCCCGGGCTACGAGGTCGGCCGGATGCTCGACAAGTTGGGGCTGAAGGCGCAGGACACCTGCGAGCTGTCCTTCGACGACGTACGGGTGCCGTTCGAGGATCTGCTAGGCGAGGAGGGTCAGGCGTTCGCCTATCTCAGCAACAATCTGCCGCAGGAGCGGCTCACGATCGCGGTCGGCGCGTGGTCGGCCGCCGCTCACGCCGTTGACCTGGCGCGTGACTACACGGGTGAGAGGCAGGTGTTCGGCAAGGCGGTCGCCGAGTTCCAGAACACCAAGTTCGTGCTCGCCGAGTGCGCCGTCGACGTCGCGGCCGGCCAGGCGTTCCTCGACCAGGCGCTCGAGGCGCACGACCGCGGCGAGCTCTCGGGCCCCGACGCGGCTGCCGTCAAGCTCTGGATGACGGAGATGCAGGCGCGGGTCGTCGACAAGTGCCTGCAGCTGCACGGCGGCTACGGCTACATGAACGAGTACCCGATCGCGCGGCTCTACGCCGATGCCCGGGTCAGCCGCATCTACGGCGGCACCAGCGAGGTCATGAAGACCATCGTCGCCAAGTCGCTCGGTCTGTGA
- a CDS encoding crotonase/enoyl-CoA hydratase family protein, whose product MSTEVSPETARAVRVEERPGVLVITLDRPEARNAVDRAVSEAVAAALDTLDARPDLSVGVITGAGGTFCAGMDLKAFLRGERPSVPGRGFAGITETPPAKPIIAAVEGYALAGGCEIVLACDMVVAARGARFGVPEVKRGLVAAGGGLLRLPERIPPAVAMELVLTGDFLEAQRAYDVGLVNQIVDDGSALEAALALADRIAANGPLAVAASKRVMVQSRGWPVEERYHRQREIVEGVFASADAEEGARAFAEKRTPVWEGR is encoded by the coding sequence ATGAGCACCGAAGTCAGTCCTGAGACCGCCAGAGCGGTCCGCGTCGAGGAACGCCCCGGCGTCCTCGTCATCACCCTCGACCGCCCCGAGGCCAGGAACGCCGTCGACCGCGCGGTCTCCGAAGCCGTCGCCGCGGCGCTCGACACGCTCGACGCCCGGCCCGACCTGTCCGTCGGCGTCATCACCGGAGCGGGCGGAACGTTCTGCGCGGGGATGGACCTGAAGGCCTTCCTGCGCGGCGAGCGCCCGAGCGTCCCGGGCCGCGGCTTCGCGGGCATCACCGAGACCCCACCGGCCAAGCCGATCATCGCCGCCGTCGAGGGGTACGCGCTCGCCGGAGGCTGCGAGATCGTGCTCGCGTGCGACATGGTCGTCGCCGCACGCGGCGCCCGGTTCGGCGTCCCCGAGGTCAAACGCGGCCTGGTCGCGGCGGGCGGCGGCCTGCTCCGGCTGCCCGAGCGGATCCCGCCCGCGGTCGCGATGGAGCTTGTGCTCACCGGGGACTTCCTGGAGGCTCAGCGGGCCTACGACGTCGGCCTGGTCAATCAGATCGTCGACGACGGGTCCGCGCTCGAAGCCGCGCTCGCCCTCGCCGACCGGATCGCGGCAAACGGCCCGCTCGCGGTCGCGGCGAGCAAGCGCGTGATGGTCCAGTCGCGCGGCTGGCCGGTCGAGGAGCGCTACCACCGGCAGCGGGAGATCGTCGAGGGGGTCTTCGCCTCCGCGGACGCCGAGGAGGGCGCCCGCGCCTTCGCCGAGAAGCGCACGCCCGTCTGGGAAGGACGATGA
- a CDS encoding LacI family DNA-binding transcriptional regulator: MVNGESKNAPSMADVAALAGVSHQTVSRVVNGSDAVRGDTRERVQAAIDELGYRRNKSARALVTRRSGRLGLLYSQPHLYGPSTLAASVHQAGQRAGYDIILSPVPHLEATSTERAIEALLDDAVEAVLLGVSHQSFEDLVAQLATTVEVVMIHSDPPEGVRSVGIDQHAGAVLATQYLLDLGHRNIAHVAGPVGWIDARQRREGWLAALRDGGAQPGPEIFGDWSSRSGYEAGAVIARDASVTAVFAANDSMALGVIRALHEAGRRVPQDVSVVGFDDVPDAAYLWPPLTTVRQDFASLGELAVEVATKAIAEGSVEVPPLIAPELVVRDSAAPLTPGRDVS, encoded by the coding sequence ATGGTCAACGGGGAGTCGAAGAACGCGCCGAGCATGGCAGATGTCGCGGCGCTGGCCGGGGTCTCCCACCAGACCGTGTCCCGGGTGGTCAACGGCTCCGATGCCGTCCGCGGTGACACCCGTGAGCGGGTGCAGGCCGCCATCGACGAGCTGGGCTACCGGCGCAACAAGTCGGCGCGAGCGTTGGTGACGCGGCGGTCGGGTCGGTTGGGCCTGCTCTACTCGCAGCCGCACCTCTACGGGCCGAGCACGCTGGCCGCCTCGGTGCACCAAGCCGGACAGCGGGCCGGCTACGACATCATCCTCAGTCCGGTCCCTCATCTGGAGGCGACCTCGACGGAGCGTGCGATCGAGGCTCTGCTCGACGACGCGGTCGAGGCCGTGCTCCTCGGCGTCTCGCACCAGTCCTTCGAGGACCTCGTCGCCCAGCTCGCCACCACCGTCGAGGTGGTGATGATCCACAGCGACCCGCCCGAGGGAGTGCGCTCGGTGGGGATCGACCAGCACGCCGGCGCAGTGCTGGCGACCCAGTACCTGCTGGACCTCGGCCATCGCAACATCGCCCATGTGGCCGGTCCGGTCGGCTGGATCGACGCCAGGCAGCGCCGGGAGGGGTGGCTCGCCGCGCTCCGGGACGGCGGCGCGCAACCGGGGCCCGAGATCTTCGGCGACTGGTCGAGCAGGAGCGGGTACGAGGCCGGCGCCGTGATCGCCCGGGACGCCTCGGTCACCGCCGTCTTCGCGGCCAACGACTCGATGGCGCTCGGCGTGATCCGGGCGCTGCACGAGGCGGGCCGCCGGGTTCCTCAGGACGTGAGCGTCGTGGGCTTCGACGACGTCCCGGACGCCGCGTACCTGTGGCCGCCCCTGACCACCGTCCGGCAGGACTTCGCATCGCTGGGCGAGCTCGCGGTCGAGGTGGCCACGAAGGCCATCGCCGAGGGATCCGTCGAGGTGCCCCCGCTGATCGCTCCGGAGCTGGTCGTCCGAGACTCGGCAGCCCCGCTGACCCCCGGTCGAGACGTCAGTTAG
- a CDS encoding TIGR01777 family oxidoreductase, which produces MTSPLVRVHSLTTRIDAPVEEVFEWHRRPGAIHRLMPPWMPGEARVEATDLADGTAVISLGRGVDWVARHDPAAYEAPHLFTDRLASLRPLSWTHRHEFAADGAATLVTDRIETNVLGRMVDRMIAYRHAQLGADLAAHHRTYAAGRSLTIAVTGSSGTVGQALVPFLTTGGHRVIRLVRGAPEGADQRRWDPSAPAPDLLDGVDAVVHLAGASIAGRFTAAHKAAIRDSRIEPTRRLAEAAARSGVHTFVGASAIGIYGANRRNEVLTESSAPGTGFLADVVADWEAAGRVDGPRNVAVRTGIVQTPAGGALRLQRPLFAAGLGGRLGSGEQWLSWIGIDDLVDVYHRVILDESLTGPVNAVAPEPVTSRDYAQTLAHVLHRPALLPTPALGPRLLLGKEGAEEVALASQRVEPVALADHEFRHPTLGAALRHVLGR; this is translated from the coding sequence ATGACGTCACCGCTGGTCCGGGTCCATTCGCTGACGACGCGCATCGACGCGCCGGTCGAGGAGGTCTTCGAGTGGCATCGGCGCCCCGGGGCGATCCACCGGTTGATGCCGCCGTGGATGCCGGGTGAGGCGCGGGTGGAGGCGACCGACCTGGCCGACGGCACCGCGGTGATCTCGCTCGGTCGCGGCGTGGACTGGGTGGCCCGCCACGACCCAGCCGCCTACGAGGCGCCGCACCTGTTCACCGACCGGCTCGCCTCGCTGCGGCCGCTGTCGTGGACCCACCGGCACGAGTTCGCCGCCGACGGCGCCGCGACGCTGGTCACCGACCGGATCGAGACGAACGTGCTCGGGCGGATGGTGGACCGGATGATCGCCTACCGCCATGCTCAGCTGGGCGCCGACCTCGCAGCCCACCACAGGACGTACGCCGCGGGCAGGTCCCTCACCATCGCGGTCACCGGATCGAGCGGGACCGTCGGTCAGGCGCTGGTGCCGTTTCTGACCACGGGTGGCCATCGGGTGATCAGGCTGGTCAGAGGCGCCCCGGAGGGCGCGGACCAGCGCCGCTGGGATCCATCGGCGCCGGCGCCGGACCTCCTCGACGGTGTCGACGCGGTCGTCCATCTCGCCGGGGCGTCCATCGCCGGCCGCTTCACCGCGGCGCACAAGGCGGCGATCCGCGACTCCAGGATCGAGCCGACCCGGCGGCTCGCGGAGGCGGCGGCACGCAGCGGCGTACACACGTTCGTCGGCGCCTCCGCTATCGGGATCTACGGTGCGAACAGGAGAAACGAGGTGCTCACCGAGTCCTCGGCGCCGGGCACCGGCTTCCTCGCCGACGTGGTCGCCGACTGGGAGGCGGCCGGCCGGGTGGACGGGCCGCGGAACGTCGCGGTGAGGACCGGCATCGTCCAGACGCCGGCCGGGGGAGCGTTGCGGCTTCAGCGGCCGCTCTTCGCTGCCGGACTGGGTGGCCGGCTCGGCAGCGGCGAGCAGTGGCTGAGCTGGATCGGCATCGACGACCTCGTCGACGTCTACCACCGGGTGATCCTCGACGAGTCGCTGACCGGCCCGGTCAACGCGGTCGCGCCCGAACCGGTCACCAGCCGGGACTACGCGCAGACGCTCGCGCACGTTCTCCACAGGCCCGCGCTGCTGCCCACGCCGGCCCTCGGCCCTCGGCTCCTGCTCGGCAAGGAGGGCGCCGAGGAGGTGGCGCTGGCGAGCCAGCGGGTCGAGCCGGTCGCGCTCGCAGACCACGAGTTCCGCCACCCCACGCTGGGGGCGGCACTGCGCCACGTACTGGGCCGATGA
- a CDS encoding SDR family NAD(P)-dependent oxidoreductase, with protein sequence MRLEGLTTAVTGGASGLGLAAARRLLKEGGRVTLIDLPESDGERVAADLGVNATFVPADVTDADQFAAALDIADAQGGLRGLVHCAGAGRRMRILDKDGTPGSLEDFEFVIRLNLIGSFNALRLGAERMARLDVVDGERGAIVLTASVAAYEGQIGQINYTASKAGVVGMTLTAARDLASRHIRVCTIAPGIMDTPLLARLRDDVRASLEATVPNPARLGHVDEFAHLAGTILENGYLNGETIRLDGAIRMTPR encoded by the coding sequence ATGCGCCTCGAAGGCCTCACCACCGCCGTCACCGGAGGAGCCTCCGGTCTCGGCCTTGCCGCCGCGCGCCGACTGCTGAAGGAGGGCGGCCGGGTCACCCTGATCGACCTGCCGGAATCCGACGGCGAGCGGGTCGCGGCCGACCTCGGGGTGAACGCCACGTTCGTCCCGGCGGACGTCACCGACGCCGACCAGTTCGCCGCCGCTCTCGACATCGCCGACGCCCAGGGCGGGCTACGCGGGCTGGTGCACTGCGCCGGTGCCGGTCGCCGGATGCGGATCCTCGACAAGGACGGCACCCCGGGGTCGCTGGAGGACTTCGAGTTCGTGATCCGGCTGAACCTGATCGGCTCGTTCAACGCCTTGCGGCTCGGCGCGGAGCGGATGGCGCGGCTCGACGTCGTCGACGGCGAGCGCGGCGCCATCGTGCTCACCGCATCGGTCGCGGCGTACGAAGGGCAGATCGGGCAGATCAACTACACCGCGTCGAAGGCCGGCGTCGTCGGGATGACCCTGACCGCCGCGCGCGACCTGGCGAGCCGTCACATCCGTGTCTGCACCATCGCGCCGGGCATCATGGACACTCCGCTGCTCGCCCGGCTGCGCGACGACGTACGCGCCTCGTTGGAGGCCACCGTCCCCAACCCGGCCCGGCTCGGTCACGTCGACGAGTTCGCCCACCTTGCGGGCACCATCCTCGAGAACGGCTATCTCAACGGCGAGACGATCCGGCTGGACGGCGCGATCCGGATGACGCCGCGCTGA